The sequence GAGTGCAGAGCAGGCCTTGGGGAAATGGACCTTGCACAATGAATAGAAGACAGCTGAATCTAAGTAGGGGCACCGCAGCTGTGTCCTTGACAGGTACTAAATCAAAGTAGCCTGATCAAATATCCAATGGTGTAAATGGACAAAGAATACAATTTCAGACATTTAAGTCACCTTGGATATTAAGACTAATAATGTGATGCTCGTTGCACCTGTAACCAACCGTAACTGGAATCAAACCACCGGAAGTTATTGATTAACATACAGTAACTACCATGTTAATGGACAATTCATCCATCATCTTTATATTCGTGTCCAGTCCAGGGAAAGTCTCTGAACTTCATGGGTGTCACATGTCAGCTTTTCTTTGATGAATTATAATCTATGGATTATGTCAGAGCCTCTAAATCTGTAGATTGATAATGAGATATGTGCAGTGAAGCCTGAaactgcacagagacagcattCAACAGTTCATGTGACTACCATGCAAATCCTCAGACAGATTAAAAATTACCTACACATTTTTGTTCGAAAAtctttaggaaaaaaatacgAAACggacagagaaaataaaaagcaactgAGGAGACGCAGAAAAGATGTGGCATAGGAATAAAGGGAAGTTCCAATTAACTGAGGTAAATAAGCGAAGGATTAATGGTCACAGGTTTTCTTAAATGATCCATGTGTATCCATGTGAAGGAAAATGTGCACTCACTGGAGCCCTGGTCTCGTCCTGCCAGAAGATCGGCCCCGACCATAGCCCCGACCCCCAGGAGACATATTCCCACAGCCACGTAGTGCACCATCCTGTATCGGGTCTTCAGGAATATCCAGGACAGCACCATCAGCACCGGGATCACAAAGCAGTCTAGCAGCTGGAACACAGAACAAAGGAAAGAATCTGAGCTTTCATTCCGAAAGAACTACACCTCATCACAACAGCCAGAGACACAGAATCTGACCTTTTTGTTGTAACAGAACCATGCTGCAGGTGCTACAACATACAGGCGAAAGTGTGGGACAGGTCTGTCAGCTCATAAATATTCAGGGAGCATCCATCACCTGACCTCCTTAATAAATGGAACACCTTGTCCAGGACCAGAAGGAGTATGAGGACACAAGATTTAAAGATCTCTTAACTGATTCTGGGTTGCAGCTTTATCACTGCACATAGAAAGCCACTAGAATATACGAGGacagcagtgttacagaagACAATATCAATCTTCAGCACCTTGCTGGGAAAAGGATATTCTCTCACCTGTATACTTGTTAGTGTTGTGAACTGGTATGCCTTCACTACGGTGTAATTTGCCTCAACGTCTGCAAGTCCCAACAGAAAATACTTCCACCATTTTGTCTTCAAAatctgcaaaatattttcatcccctatgtttaaaaagcaaagaaaaagcaCCCTGCGGGTTATTACTGTGGACATCGGTCAGGCGCATTAACTTTAACATCCTTTTCAAATGGGCAAAGTgagacacagcaacacacattaCCACTACAGGAAACAGGTGGAAGTGGGCAACATTTTGCAAATATGAATGACACAACatgaacaaacaataaatatcatGTAAGTATATGGAAAACCCTGCAGGGATAGTCCTTTTGCAATCAGCACTAGtcagttaaaatatttcaaaatattataaCTACATAATGCACAGGCACATACCAGGATTAAAACCCACATTATTTCATGTGACAGACACCCTTTTCCCAAGCTACTAACCAGGCACTtactgtacatatactgtatgtctgggACACTGGCAACTCCAAAAAAGGACACATTATTTCTTGTACGAAGCAAAAGAAGAGTGCTCACATAAAGGTGGCACACAGGCACTGTACCACAGCTGTTCTGCACGCTTCAGCAAGTTGCTTTCTCTATTGCTCCAGTAAAATTCTAATGTTATAAATGTGTTGCAGAATGCATAATATGCTGTGTATAACTGAAGGCATTTGAGATCACTCTGAATAAAGGTGTCCATGAAGCTAACAAATAGTAAAGATTACAGACTTCGAAGCCATTCTGTTTCAATGAACAGCGTAATACTGAAGCATATTCAGAGTGTACAGGTACCCATAATGTACAGAGGCCATACAGATGTCAGCAGGGGCAGCGCAGCATTATTCTGTTGATCCTGATGTGTAAGGGCAGCTCAATACCATCTGACATGAGTACAAACGCATACTGTGTTTTCTCACACAACATGACAGATGAGCAGGAGGGTGGCTCACCTTTTCTGCAAGCCAGCATGGTGGTGTAGGTCAAGAGGAGCAGGCCGTAATTTAAAAAGCTCTGGAGCATCGGCGTCTCCACTTTGCTCTCAGCCAGATACTGACAAGTGATTGCTGTCCCGCATATCAACATGGACAGAGCCTGACCCATGGCCATCACCTTGAGGAGATGCCTACAACGATTACAGTCAACAGTTACTCCACGGTTATGAATGAACCTACAGAAATATCgttttttgaatttgtttattattattaggggcaCCACTATTACAGATTTATATGCAGAGACACATTGACTTTTACCATATAAGACACTgaaccattttgaatttttgctgAAAATACTTAAACAACACCTCCTTCTATGCTTAATATGTAGCTTTCATAAATTTGTTGTTTGGATGCTCCCGTGTTCACAGCCATCCAATGATTTTTGCTACATCTAATAAAATATCCATCAAAAGTCATGCAATTAACAGCATCTACgcataacatgtaaattatGTCTAAATATGAAAATTGTTACATCTACTGGTTTGAAACTCgatacatatacacagaaaaGATACTTATACAAATGGCCAAATTTCATGGTGATCTGCCACAAGCCATTACATTCAAACAGAAAGCTAGGACATCATTCCTAGAGCCTCTGGATGCAAACAAAGCAATGTCTGGGTGGTGTGCCAAAGTCTAAGATAACAgactttcaaacaaaaatagcaGGTTGGCAGGTCCTGTCTGAGGACATGTGTTctaaaaacaattttacaagttggatgtgaaatattaaataagaCTCGTATGAAATAGTGCTGTCAGCACATTGCTGCATACTTATTGCTCACATTCTCTGAAATGTACCATTTTGGTTGGACATCGACTCTTCAAAAACTTCTGCTTAAGATGTAGAACTGACGTAACCTGGGATAATGCCTTTTATGATCCCATGAtcacaaattcaaatttgctTGTGGCAAAAAGGCATTGTATGGACAGGTCTTTGTGGTCACTTCGAGCTTGGGCCGCATTAATGATGCGTCCATCGAAATTATTATATAGTGATTTTATATCTGAAAAGTATtcacatcagcaaaaaaaaactgaaagagctTTTCTCCTCATACTCATTAACAGGTATTCACAAAGCCTCACAACATAGcacactgcagtaaaaacaGTGAATTGTAAAAACTTGctacaacaaatacaatgtCATAGATTTGATGAGGTTACTAACCTTACAAATAGAAATTTGATAACCTCGTGAGTAAAGAatgcaagaaatgaaaaagtaacaatAGTGATGCAGATGCAGTGCACAAGTGCGTATTTGATCACACACCTTTGAAAAAGACAGTTAAAACACACATATGATTTCATAACGCTTTTTTCCTCAATGAAATTTGCCTATACATAAGGTGAAAGCTTATTCCCTCTTCACAGCCTTGCAATTTATTGGAGTCATTGAATCTGTAAGTTAGCTCACCAGGTAAAGATGTCTTTCAGCCTGTAGCGACACAGTCCACTGACAAAGGCACCCCTCCATGTCCTGCTATCAGCAGACACTTCCAAAGGCTCACCTGGTTCCATTCTCTTCTGAAGCAGCCCTAACCATCAGATAGGAAAGGggtcgagagagagagagagagagagagaacagaggaggaaagagagtgTGAGTCAGAGCAGGTTCAGATGTATTCTGAGGCCCAAATCATCCCAGTACTGGAGCTGAACCAAAATGCAGGCAGCTTTAATCTTTGTTGGAATTTGAGCCTCATTATAGTTTGCCAACTGGAGCTCCTGCCATGGACAGCTATTGTTTCCTGCTTAAGACAGCTCCACAGTCCTCAACAGTCTCTTCCTGCTCTGCACACAGAGAGTGTGATGCATCATGTCCCTTTAATTTACCGTTATATGTCTGCCTCCACCTTGGTACAAAAAATTACCCCTGCTTCTCATGAATGCAAATCCAGACTAATTTTGGAGCACGGCCTTCAGGTAAAACGTAGTCAACATGATATACTTATCAACACTcaatacatgttaaaatgagcCCTATAAACAACAATGCATTAATGTCCCGTTCAAGTATCTACATATATACACAAGATATGATACAACGCGCGCATATATGTAagcacacagggaaaaaaaggagcagaCAGATTTCGATGACTACAGCGCAATTAACAAGCGTGACTACTGTCTTTGTTTGACCATTACCAGGACAGGTCAACCGCGTTCAAGAGGGAATGAGAAGAGGGACGCGTACCCAGTTAgctgacaaaaatgaacaactcTTACTGTACTACACCAACGATATGGCTGGCAGGCGAGTGAGTTACCTTACTGGAGTCGCAAACTGGGTGTTAGTTACACTGATAGAAGGTCCCTTTTCTACGCCTTGATGGTGAAGAAACCATTACATATTCAAAACAATCAAGGTAGGCTTCAACAACCTGTGTTCTTCACCACGATACAGTTTACGACGTGATAGTCTGGGTGTTCCTTTTGATGTTGCTTATGTGACACGTGGTTTGTGTTTAGGAACCGACATACACAATCGTTTCAGTGACACAGCCACAGCTGTCGAATGAACCGAATCATTCCGTTGCTTTCGTACAAAATGTGCATCAATTATTGCATGTACCCTAACACACAAATACGAATACTATTAGATAATGCAACTGAGACTTCAAGAATACACGGAACGCAGCAAGTTTACATGTGTTTGTTCCACGTTTTGATGCACACATTGGTtagctataaaaaaaaaacccagacgACGTTAATGCAGTACGAATTCCGTACTTCCTCGGGGCATCACTTCTGGATAGCAAGCCTTTACCACGTGGCTTTAAGTTACACGTGTCTACAGCGGCCACTAACGTTACCGTGTCCACCTGCCAATTTTGTTGAAAAAGCCTACGTTTAAAGCATTAAcgtgaagaaaatgaagaaaataatggCTATGCAGCTGACTAACTGAAAACCAGCTTTAACGAGCATGCTTCCtgaagttagctagctagcgaaacTGAATTGCCAAGCTCTACTTCCCTCGTTAGCTGGCTGGTTAACTAGCTAGTTTGTTagcatttcattgaaatgtcAGGTAGGATATTccatatttttgtaatatgttttCACTACCTGTGTAGCTTAATCTCTCATTTCCGTCCATTTCCCTTTCGTATTGCCTTTAATCTTCAGGAGAATAGATAAATCACCGCATCCTCGCAATCGAGACTGGTGTGTCGCCTATGCGTCAATGAGCCACTCAAACATAGTTATTCTCCGCCCAGGAACCCCTCTCTTTCGTCCAATTGGTCATATTCCAAAACCCGGCTCTAAACCTTTTCTTGGATACGTAGCCAGCTCTGTCGATCCAAAGTGCGCAGTTTCATGCTGTTGAGCAATGTTGCGTTTGCAACCAAACTATTGTGGTGCTGAAGTGACAACTCCTTTTCCAGAGCAAGTGGTGTCTGAGGATCACGTTAGTGGAGTGGGCTAATAGCTTCTGTATTGTacagtgctgattttttttgatCATCAGGTGTTGCTACGtcattcaaagagaaaaaataaacaatgccGAGGTTGAAGCAATTTAAGTAGCTATGCAATTATTCGAAATAAACTTATAGgctattttgtttatttttgttagtcGTAAAACATGGGTGTTAAAGCGTTTACTTAACTGCACGAAACGTGTCATGGAAAAGGGAGGGATGATGTGATATCTGCAGTAATGCCACATTTGGACGAATATGCTGGAAGCAGTGTGTGGCGCATGGTAGCCTGCGTAGGATTAGCGCATAACAAACATCAGGCTTTTACAGGATGTATTAAACTTGTCTATTAACTAAAAGTCGTGAATATTTTCGGGTTCATTTGTTCGTGTTGGGCTATCAATCTTGTTATACGCCTTTGCGCATTTTCCAAATCTGCACTGCTTGGTTATTGCATTGTCATTATTACAGTGCCTGTGGGTATCTAGTTTACCATTAAATTCGCAGATTAACGGGGATGTTGAGATGGAAGCAATTTGGATTTACCAGTTCAGACTAATTGTAATTGGGGACTCGACGGTGGGGAAATCATGTTTGCTGCGTCGCTTTACTGAGGGGAAGTTTACCGATGTCTCCGACCCGACGGTGGGGGTAGACTTCTTCGCCCGCCTGGTGGAGATCGAACCAGGAAAGCGTATCAAACTTCAACTCTGGGATACAGCAGGCCAGGAAAGGTTCAGGTATGCAtacttgttttactttttcatctCGACGGTATCGTGGGCTAATTAACTGTGTGTAATGTAAGCGCGAATGAGTGCTTTTAAGTTTAATCAAACTTTTGTTGTTTACCAAGACTTGTCCATTACTACCATGTCTTACATAACAGCTTAAGCActgattaataaataattatttgtaatgTTTACAATTCCCTTTTCAAGACAAtctgtttttccatgttttattaTAGATCCATAACACGCTCTTACTACCGCAATTCAGTGGGAGGATTGTTGGTCTTTGATCTGACAAACCGACGATCGTTTGAACACCTTAAAGACTGGTTGGAGGAGGCAAAGATGCACGTACAACCCTTTCAGATAGTATTCCTATTGGTGGGCCACAAGTGCGACCTTGTGCAACTGCGGCAGGTGACACGCGAGGAAGCTGAGAAAGTGGCATTGGCCTTCGGCATGAAGTACATCGAGACCTCAGCAAAAGATTCTGTGAATGTGGAAGAGTCTTTCACCATCCTAACCAGGGACATCTATGAACGGGTGAAAAGAGGCGAGATAAGCATTGAAGAGGACTGGGAAGGCGTGAAAAGTGGATTCGTCCCAAATGTTGTCCACTCTTCAGAAGAAGCGGTAAAACCTGGTCGACGGTGCCTGTGCTAGTGGTTTGGAGTGTGGAGGAGTAACAGTCTACAGCCAAAGATACAGGATGAGCCAGAGAGGAATTATAACAATGCACCGAGGAAGCGAATTGTTATGGGGAAAAAGATAACGTGTTGCCCTTGAGGCAATCCTGAGCTAGCCTTTGTTTAACAACGTATGTTTTTCTATTCAGTTCTGTGTAGCTCATGGCGTAATTCCGAAATATCAATTAGGCTACGATATTTAAATTATTCGTTTTCTCCGTATGATATAGACCACTGTCAAGTTTTTGTTGTATTAATACACTTTTccatctgtgtttaaaaaaacttttttcaggTTTAAATGCTGAACAGTATGAGACATTAGAATAATAATGCCTTTGACTGAGTGCAATTGCTTCATGTATGTGCCTCATTAATGCAAAAGATCTTGACAGCAAAAAAGGAATTTATCTTATCAGTGAAAGGGCTAAGAGTGTATTTTGATGATGTCAGTTCTATTCGCCTGTAACAAGAGATCGTTTCATCGTCATTTTCATCTTGTATTTCATTGCTAAGCTATTTTGTGTGGTGTGGTTGAAACCCCAGTACAATTCAATATGCAAGATTTATTGAGGGAAGCCCAACGCGATTTTACTTTTGGATAGCGGTCGTTTTAgttatatatattgttttagttatatatattcatataaagGTATCTAGGTCTATATTCACAAAGTGCAACCCCACATTCCGTTCAACCACATAAGAAGCTATGCTGAGAAATGTGTCGCGGTATTCTGGACTGATAAAGGAAAATATtcacttaaaaattaaattgctccattaggggaaaaaaaagtatgagCAGAAATAAAGTTTAAACCGTGGAGAGAATCTGAGGGTGAGCACCCATGAGCGCTCCCTTACTGACtcattacattttccttttccagcCTTCGGAGTCCACAAAAAGATCTTGTACATCTCCTCGGTCAAAAGCATTAGGGCCAGATCGTTAATTAGCGCCAACGGAACATCCATTGCAAGACAGTGCCAAGATGGTTTCAATATGCTCTCTTTCTTTGCAGCAACATTGACTTTTTAGATAATTAGCTGATATTTGATTAAATTGTTAATGACagaatgtttgttgttgtgtacttgtgtttatttaaacaaagaaatactTATTTCCATGAATTAGTTTTTAGGTAGCTAGCATCACCGATACTATCAACAGCACTTGCATGATGTAGCCTATGTTTGTTTTACTCGTTTATTTCCAATTAAAACCTATAAGTTTTCTTACCAGAACACGACTTTCAGGTTCAATGGATTTGAGATAGGCTATATATAGCACTAACAAAGTAAACAGAGATGATGAAAAAGTGGAGACCGTACAATGTCATTTAATATTAAAGCTCCCCATTCTTAGCCTATTATGCAAAGAAATAATTTGGGAGTAAGAGTTTTACCTTATTTAAACGCAATTAATTCGTCGATAGAAGTCTTTGTCCCCACATGCCCCGAGTATGGTCTGTTATGCATTCCAAATGCTCCTCAAGAAATGGAATGAGGGAATTTAACAACTTGACCCTGACTGAGCGGATAATCCAAACAAGAGGAAGAATCGGACAAATCGCCGTTTCCAAACTACGCTTGCGTACAACAATAAAAGGAACTGCAGCTATTAAGTTCCTGGATGGTAAGTCAACAGACATTGTAGGCGAGATACAGACGCCAAGGTCTACCCGTGTATGTATTAGACCTATCAAGCACTAGTTGCGTTTTTATCTGTCACACCTCTGATTGTGCTTTGTTTTCTACATAAACGAACACatgatcacagaaaaaaatacttagGCCTAGAGGTCATACAAAACCTACACTGTTAAGGATGTGAGCCATAAACATTTTGCCATCAAAATATGAGGAACCAGAATAGCAAAGAAAACATACTCAAACGTTATTGTGTAACTGCCACAGGTGTATTAGGTATTATGCATGCAGTTTAATTATAGATCTGCTCTTGTCCATGCCTTTTTAGTTCTTTGCTTTAGTTAGGTTTGGATGGGGCACAGACGCAGTATATGCCAGAAACTGATTTACAAGAGGCGCTCGGTATGGTAACAGGTTATTCCCATGACACGAAGGCCTGAAActtcatcattttttattatctGTTTCCTATTCTTGTGGCATGCCCCAATGTTAGTctgtttgctgctgggtagcTAGGTGAATTTTCAGTCAAATGCATCAGCTCACAAGCCAGGCATTATTTTAGCTTACCTAGCTTTATACGTTTAACAACGAGTTTTCCATCATAAAGCAGAATTTCAGACTGCTCGCTCACTGTGCTGCACCTAACTTTCGCCGTATACCTAGTCCGCCTACACCATTCAGACTCGATAAGGCCTCTGAACAAGCAAATCCGAGGAAATCTCGCGAGACTCTGCGAGGGCTAAGTTGAGGGAACATGGCGACGTCTAATTTGTTAAAGGTAGGAGGCACTTCATTTATAAATTGGCAGTATTTTGTGtatatgacatttattttcgGCGATTGTCTGCCTCAGATAAAATCGTTATCCTTATGTAGCCACAGCATTTATAGTTAAAATATTCTTTCACGTTTTGcacaagaaagacagagaagctgGATTTGGTTGTATTCATGGTTTTGTTCAATATTGCTAGGTTATTGTACATTATGAAACTTAGCTACATAGCTGGTTAGCCAGCTAATATATTGTGTGAGTTAATCAAATTATATTCAAATCTGTCTAAACAATAGCTAACTGACTACAGTGTGATATGTCGTATCGAAGGGATTGATCTGtcgttggctagctagctagcgagcttGTTGACTGGATCTTTGCATATTGttgtcagtcagtcactgaaTTCCGACTTTAATTGGAGTTAACAAGCCATTGCTAGCTTGGTAACCTCtgctacattttgttttgttggcgCCACAGAACGATTTGGTTACTGTCTAACTGGTTAGCTAGCATGGTCAGATTCCCTTTTTCAACCACTAGGCAACTAGAAAAACATTAGCTGTATAGCAGGTAAATGATGGATTCCACGAAGTTCAGCGACAGTATGTTTAGGACCGCAAACCATCCTGCTGTCGAAGTATTCCACACGCAAAAGCATGGGATTTTTGTTAGAACAATTAAAATTTTGATATGTTTGTGGTGCACAATGTGTCACGTGTTGTGCAAAGGAAAATGACACAACAGTGTCTAGTCAAAAGAGAGATATCGTATGAGAGAAGAGAAGTGAATATCTGGGAAAATGGCACAAAGCGATGGAGGGCAAGTTCCTGAATATTAATAGGACCGTTTCCTGATTCGCAGAATCCCCTGGGCCTGCACAGTCCCAGCTGTGTGAGGTGTTAACGAGCTGTAGAGCAGTAGAACCTCGTCTGGCTTTCCTCTAACTAATGTGACAGTAATTTCAGGGAGTGAATTGACTTTGTAATCAAGCTGCCAGTGAGATAGGAGTGATGTTTTACGTTAACCTTCATGTTGGCAAGCATATTCTGTCCTGTTACTGTTTTGCAGTTCATTGGTCTGTCACTGATAAGAAAAtacttttgtctttgtttcaggACATTAAATGATATTCCCTCTCCCCAAATATTTGCTTGAAGTCAGTGAAATATGGACAACAATGTACGTCTTTAAATAGAATCTGTGTAAGAATGTCACATGTGCAAAATCTCCTGTATAAAGGTTTGATTCCATCAGATCAGATTCCATTCTCAGCTGTGCCTGGGCTGTGTCACTTCAGAAtggtggtttttgttttgttgtccttCTCTAAACCTACAGCTGATGCCAGATGTGCTCCACAAAATGCATATTCACAGTTAACCTCACACGTCCTTTGTGGATTTGTTCAATGGATAGATTTGGTGAAGGATTTCTCCATTATGCATTATTAGGACTTGTGATAGTCAGCCAGtgagaaaattgcattttttagcATGCCGGCAGATCCTGACTCATGAAACAACTCCATGTTTTACAGAGTCTGTTATGTTTTGCATGGTTGGAAATGGACAGCACATCACTTCACATCaatagttgttgtttttttttgggggaaaattaGATGCCCCGCCCAGTGCAAAGACTTATCTTGAGTCcgcaatgtttacatttcaagTCCAGTGCTGTAGTCACTTAAAGTACCCAGCTGTCCCAAGTCAGTGCAGTGATGCAGAAGGACAGGTGCTGGCCTGTCCCTGTTTGTACAGCAATTAACTGTAATATGGAAATGTTTCTGCATCCACAGTACCACTAAATTTGGAAATCCAGTACTGGGATAGTGCTCACTCAGAATTTATATGCAAGCGTTTTTTGAATTGGGATCTCTGAGGAAGTCGGATTCCTTTCACGTTGAGTCGCGTTAGTTTATGTTGAATGACCATGACCAGCCAAATTTAAGGGCATTAATTTCCAGTCAAGAGGTAGAATAGGCATTCTCTTTTCACAAGCGAACCCACTGGTGTTGCAGTCACAACAGGCCTACAGGTGTTTTATAATTCCCCCCAGAATAAAGGCTCCCTCCAGTTTGAGGACAAGTGGGATTTGATGCGCCCCATCGTTCTGAAACTGCTTCGCCAGGAGTCTGTCACCAAACAGCAGTGGTTTGACCTCTTCTCGTGAGTACAGCCCCATGTCATCCCTCATCCCTTGTGACCTTGCTGGTACAGCTCAGAATAAACATGCTCTGTAGTTTTGAGCACAGATCACAGACTGCTACAGTTCAAATCTTggcttctttttcttgtttacGCTCTCACCTCCATTTGTGAGAAGTATGATTTTAATCTTATTTGGGAGAGTCATTTTCAGGTTTATCGGAATAAACCTGCAGCAGTGTTGAAATGGAAAGCTATGTTCTCGGCATAAA comes from Megalops cyprinoides isolate fMegCyp1 chromosome 3, fMegCyp1.pri, whole genome shotgun sequence and encodes:
- the LOC118774946 gene encoding ras-related protein Rab-39B-like; translated protein: MEAIWIYQFRLIVIGDSTVGKSCLLRRFTEGKFTDVSDPTVGVDFFARLVEIEPGKRIKLQLWDTAGQERFRSITRSYYRNSVGGLLVFDLTNRRSFEHLKDWLEEAKMHVQPFQIVFLLVGHKCDLVQLRQVTREEAEKVALAFGMKYIETSAKDSVNVEESFTILTRDIYERVKRGEISIEEDWEGVKSGFVPNVVHSSEEAVKPGRRCLC